A DNA window from bacterium contains the following coding sequences:
- a CDS encoding DUF4399 domain-containing protein, giving the protein MDPAPACCPSKTGACRVVGRVFGGLPMPVSRRLIASILSAPLLIAACGGSSSSLSSSSSEHMSPMASGEAMMMQPGAASMQVDILSPADGAVVTGNIVGVQVQATGFTNTCNGAGTKDVAGFGHYHIELDKSLVNMFCTSAAALISMQNVKLGKHTLTVIPAQNDHSEITANAKSITFDYEPTNPLPAITDATFSGPKSIKILSPAAGSVLKGAFDVTVQVTNFNLSCDLFGKPDVAGYGHWHLNVDSDMGAMMGMGTMLAMNCTQTFHATTAGMTPGQHTLIALLVDNGHVPFNPDVNAQVAVTVAS; this is encoded by the coding sequence ATGGACCCGGCGCCGGCGTGTTGTCCTTCGAAGACCGGCGCATGCCGCGTTGTTGGCCGCGTGTTTGGAGGACTGCCCATGCCAGTGTCCCGCCGATTGATCGCCTCGATCCTATCCGCGCCGCTGCTCATCGCCGCCTGTGGCGGGAGCTCCTCCTCTTTATCCTCTTCATCCTCGGAGCACATGAGCCCGATGGCCAGCGGCGAGGCCATGATGATGCAGCCGGGCGCCGCGAGCATGCAGGTGGACATCCTCTCACCAGCCGACGGGGCTGTGGTCACCGGAAACATCGTTGGCGTCCAAGTCCAGGCAACCGGCTTCACCAACACGTGCAACGGTGCGGGCACCAAGGATGTGGCGGGCTTTGGCCACTACCACATCGAACTCGACAAGTCACTCGTGAACATGTTCTGCACGTCCGCCGCCGCCCTGATCTCCATGCAGAACGTCAAGCTGGGCAAGCACACGTTGACCGTGATCCCGGCGCAAAACGACCACTCCGAGATCACCGCGAACGCCAAGTCGATCACCTTCGACTACGAACCCACCAACCCGCTTCCGGCGATCACCGACGCCACGTTCAGCGGCCCGAAGTCGATCAAGATCCTGAGCCCGGCCGCCGGGAGTGTGCTCAAGGGCGCGTTCGACGTAACCGTTCAGGTCACCAACTTCAACCTCAGTTGTGACCTCTTTGGCAAGCCTGACGTCGCCGGTTACGGCCACTGGCATTTGAATGTGGATTCCGACATGGGCGCCATGATGGGCATGGGAACGATGCTGGCCATGAACTGCACCCAGACGTTCCACGCCACCACGGCTGGCATGACCCCCGGCCAGCACACCCTGATCGCGCTGTTGGTCGACAACGGCCACGTTCCCTTCAATCCTGATGTGAACGCTCAGGTTGCGGTGACGGTCGCCTCGTGA
- a CDS encoding TlpA family protein disulfide reductase — protein MARRRKQNLARAHRDRGGAHPVGERTRPAQRRALRARFKWRSLAWICGGLAVAVAAVALLIASGINHQAPPLPIPTVAEGALVRGQPPADFTATTFDGHQLTLSSLKGRPVLVNFFASWCTQCAHELVFMEQSYERHQADGFVIVGVNGLETGDGVGFYHRLGLTFPAVYDPGDPGKISLAYNVTSSLPVSVFLDKTGRVDLIQLGALTPELLEQEIQKLS, from the coding sequence ATGGCGCGTCGGCGCAAGCAAAACCTGGCTCGGGCCCATCGAGATCGCGGGGGCGCTCACCCCGTGGGCGAGCGAACAAGGCCAGCCCAAAGGCGCGCCCTGCGGGCAAGGTTCAAGTGGCGATCCTTGGCCTGGATTTGCGGCGGACTGGCGGTCGCGGTCGCGGCCGTGGCGCTGCTGATCGCAAGCGGCATCAACCACCAGGCACCACCGCTGCCGATTCCAACGGTCGCGGAGGGCGCTCTGGTGCGCGGCCAGCCGCCGGCCGATTTCACCGCCACCACATTCGACGGCCACCAACTCACCCTGTCGAGCCTGAAGGGCCGGCCGGTGCTGGTCAACTTCTTCGCCTCGTGGTGCACGCAGTGCGCGCATGAGCTGGTGTTCATGGAGCAGTCGTACGAACGGCATCAGGCTGACGGGTTCGTCATCGTCGGCGTCAACGGCTTGGAAACTGGCGACGGAGTTGGCTTCTACCATCGGTTGGGGCTCACCTTCCCGGCCGTCTACGACCCGGGCGATCCCGGCAAGATCTCTCTCGCTTACAACGTCACCTCCAGCCTCCCGGTCTCCGTCTTCCTGGACAAGACCGGCCGCGTCGACCTCATTCAGCTCGGAGCCCTCACCCCCGAGCTGCTCGAGCAGGAGATCCAGAAGCTCAGCTGA
- a CDS encoding cytochrome c biogenesis protein CcdA — translation MTLDNVTVPLALAAGAASFLSPCVIPLVPVYVSYLVRSAAGIGAHRTSRASGTVNAVAFVAGVSLVFLTLFYALRTLLQPVRGAIVPIAGALVIVFALHVAGLVRIPGLDREYRLFKAAPVRSGPIGGFLLGLAFAAGWTPCVGPVLGAVLTAGATTGTTGRGLIMVAAYCVGLGLPFVLLGLGVGRASAMVGRLNRWRRPIDLASAGVLAAMGLLLLTNSLTLLTDFASRVLPSVDPFGL, via the coding sequence ATGACCTTGGACAACGTCACCGTTCCACTCGCTCTGGCGGCCGGCGCCGCCTCGTTCCTGTCGCCCTGCGTAATTCCGCTGGTACCGGTGTACGTTTCCTACCTCGTCCGCTCCGCCGCCGGCATTGGCGCTCACCGCACGTCGCGAGCCTCAGGGACTGTCAACGCGGTGGCCTTTGTGGCCGGCGTCAGCCTGGTCTTTCTCACGCTCTTCTACGCGCTTCGGACGCTGTTGCAGCCGGTTCGCGGGGCGATCGTTCCGATCGCCGGCGCCCTGGTCATCGTGTTCGCTCTGCACGTGGCGGGCCTGGTTCGAATTCCAGGCTTGGACCGCGAGTACCGGCTGTTCAAGGCGGCTCCCGTCCGCTCGGGGCCGATCGGAGGCTTCCTGCTTGGGCTGGCCTTTGCCGCCGGTTGGACTCCATGCGTCGGACCGGTGCTGGGGGCGGTGCTGACCGCAGGCGCGACCACCGGCACGACCGGCAGGGGGCTGATCATGGTCGCCGCCTACTGCGTTGGTCTGGGCCTTCCGTTCGTGTTGCTCGGGCTGGGGGTTGGCAGGGCGTCGGCGATGGTGGGAAGACTGAACCGGTGGCGGCGGCCGATCGATCTCGCTTCCGCGGGCGTGCTCGCGGCGATGGGGCTCCTGCTCTTGACCAACAGCCTCACCCTCCTCACCGACTTCGCGAGCCGCGTTCTCCCCAGCGTGGATCCGTTCGGGCTGTGA
- a CDS encoding DUF3179 domain-containing protein, with protein sequence MRSGCEAVIAPSRAQLLAGLLVAVAAGAAALYITRPPAPTAAPPGTPDQLSSAEITTILEPDAIQSVDHPRFVAAGTAGVRANSAVIGVDLGGEAHAYPIAFMSRVEIVNDRLGGTNIAITW encoded by the coding sequence ATCCGTTCGGGCTGTGAAGCCGTGATCGCACCCTCGCGAGCCCAGTTGCTGGCCGGCCTGCTGGTGGCGGTCGCGGCCGGCGCGGCGGCGCTCTACATCACGCGACCCCCGGCCCCCACAGCGGCCCCACCCGGAACTCCCGATCAGCTCAGCAGCGCCGAGATCACAACCATTCTCGAGCCCGACGCCATACAGTCGGTCGACCATCCCCGCTTCGTCGCTGCCGGTACGGCCGGCGTGCGCGCGAACTCGGCCGTGATCGGTGTCGACCTTGGAGGCGAGGCGCACGCCTACCCGATCGCCTTCATGAGCCGGGTCGAGATCGTCAACGACCGTCTGGGCGGGACCAACATCGCCATCACCTGGTGA